The following coding sequences are from one Streptomyces angustmyceticus window:
- a CDS encoding DUF6283 family protein: MSSSLRPPAPRPCESCPYRRDVPAGIWASEEYEKLRRYDADTPNQPTRLFQCHQADGDSDNRRICGGWAGCHEGEDLLALRVALLDGGMDPATYRAVIEYESPVPLFPSGSEAAAHGEAGIDAPADEARHMISKISQTRSDLVR, translated from the coding sequence ATGTCATCGTCACTTCGTCCTCCGGCACCACGGCCTTGCGAGAGTTGTCCCTATCGACGTGATGTACCCGCGGGCATCTGGGCGAGTGAGGAGTACGAGAAGCTCCGACGCTACGACGCGGACACTCCCAACCAGCCCACAAGGCTTTTCCAGTGCCATCAAGCCGATGGCGACAGCGATAATCGGCGCATCTGTGGTGGCTGGGCTGGGTGCCACGAGGGGGAGGACCTGCTCGCTCTGCGGGTGGCATTGCTCGACGGCGGGATGGATCCCGCCACTTACCGGGCCGTGATCGAGTACGAGTCACCAGTGCCCTTGTTCCCTTCGGGCAGTGAAGCTGCCGCTCACGGCGAGGCGGGCATCGATGCGCCGGCCGATGAGGCCCGTCACATGATCAGCAAGATCTCTCAGACGCGCAGCGACCTTGTGCGATAG
- a CDS encoding LamG domain-containing protein has translation MAQSALQRAAATGEPVEVTSERTEYSQTVANPDGTFTLTQSTTPQRAKAPDGSWQNIDTTLERRADGTVGPKSAVVKLDFSGGGAGASMLQLGTGEQSMKFGWPGTLPTPTLNGATATYANVLKDVDLQLTATAEGYREVLVVKTAEAAHSPELENIKLTASAKSLSVIPGAGGGLRAVDADGNAVFTGPAGQMWDSAGDTLPPAPKSKAAKQRGGKPSQPTAAEQPGTEAGDPTHPGDGAASAELPVTVTGGAVSVAPDLDLLRGKDTVYPVYIDPPVGLGVSERTKLSSDGDKFWQFDKPMGVGKCGNADGYYCGSGYTDRMYFEFAPTKLSGKYVIDATFRAHETWSFNCTPYWVDLKRTDNISEGTRWPGPKTLDHMGDRYISAGRDKNCSPAQPDTWVEFNDNPQESDENLASTVRSFADGKIHRLTLMLRATDESEPRAWKRFDDNAELKVNYVPRPGMPTSVGAIPGTGTTAYCRTSSSDPLTVTTATPTVQARVQTKVQPKGGEEKGSLQAEFWMERKNGSSWDKVWSDYKPDKGWDPDGTLEKAVTSQRADGGLYRFKSRTQSHWYYGSKSGDLFSAYSSWCYLKIDTSAPKAPQITSTGPYTECTTNLCEPKGGPGIAGAFTFKPHSGESGVKGYRYRLLTTSKKGAKTASGATPTVKDVTPSLPGTQVLSVEATDLDADGRVRYGPPNEYVFKASPAEGNTGRWHFDDAPPGSTTTTAADKATVGTRHNATLYTTGAGWSTLARRGAHDYSLWMDSADPNKQHGYAATSTPALNTGDSFTVSAWVYLTDTTANHVVLTEPGEHASAFTLYYSATTRKWVFNRTDQDSKTASYIRSLADSPNPTTRVWTHLAGVFDTQHDADPKNDTIQLFVNGRPQGQPIAASTVSTYKPWTASEGLQFGRSKVADTYGENWRGRIDEVALWQRPLNADELHQEAALEQDGIPANELVGHWDAAISQGTSIRESPEDPDDPNSTGFPYSRGPLKFSTTGASLKDEDGQDQSLVLNGSTGYATATGPLVDETGSFTVSARVRLDSAGLAKQPIGYRAAVFSQATPTGKESSWALWVEKPAADTYLWKFGRTAVDTAGKVTDTGLVTAEQPIGPKELNTWVDLTGVFDAAETFTDDDGQQQLGMTHLYIGQFKQQPEGEAGFSTPQQGSGDLTAGNAPLAGTTSHHLSGALAELRVWTGAMTADQVRSQVLAAPDDA, from the coding sequence ATGGCGCAGTCCGCTCTGCAGCGAGCCGCCGCGACCGGCGAGCCGGTGGAGGTCACGTCAGAGCGCACCGAGTACTCGCAGACTGTCGCTAATCCTGACGGAACGTTCACGCTGACACAGTCCACGACGCCCCAGCGTGCAAAGGCACCTGACGGCTCGTGGCAGAACATCGACACCACGCTGGAACGCCGCGCCGACGGGACCGTAGGCCCGAAGTCCGCAGTGGTGAAGCTGGACTTCTCCGGCGGCGGCGCCGGGGCCAGCATGCTGCAGTTAGGCACGGGCGAGCAGTCCATGAAGTTCGGCTGGCCGGGCACGCTACCCACTCCGACGCTGAACGGGGCAACCGCCACGTACGCCAACGTCCTCAAGGACGTTGACCTGCAGCTCACGGCAACCGCCGAAGGATACCGCGAGGTCCTCGTCGTCAAGACAGCCGAAGCTGCGCACAGCCCCGAGCTGGAAAACATCAAACTCACCGCCTCAGCCAAGAGCCTCAGCGTCATCCCCGGTGCCGGCGGCGGCCTGCGCGCCGTCGACGCCGACGGCAACGCCGTCTTCACCGGACCGGCTGGTCAGATGTGGGACTCCGCAGGCGACACACTGCCTCCCGCACCCAAGTCCAAAGCTGCCAAACAGCGAGGCGGGAAGCCCTCACAGCCCACGGCCGCCGAGCAGCCAGGGACCGAAGCAGGCGACCCCACGCACCCAGGGGATGGAGCCGCCAGCGCCGAACTGCCCGTCACCGTCACCGGGGGCGCTGTCTCCGTCGCACCGGACCTGGACCTGCTGCGCGGCAAGGACACCGTCTACCCCGTCTACATCGACCCGCCCGTCGGCCTCGGAGTATCCGAGCGCACCAAACTCTCCTCCGACGGCGACAAGTTCTGGCAATTCGACAAACCCATGGGCGTCGGCAAATGCGGCAACGCCGACGGCTACTACTGCGGCTCCGGTTACACCGACCGCATGTACTTCGAGTTCGCCCCGACCAAGCTCAGCGGCAAGTACGTCATCGACGCCACCTTCCGCGCCCACGAGACCTGGTCGTTCAACTGCACCCCGTACTGGGTCGACCTCAAGCGCACCGACAACATCTCCGAAGGCACCCGCTGGCCCGGACCCAAGACGCTCGACCACATGGGCGACCGCTACATCTCCGCAGGCCGCGACAAGAACTGCTCGCCCGCGCAGCCGGACACCTGGGTGGAGTTCAACGACAACCCCCAGGAGAGCGACGAAAACCTGGCCTCCACGGTCCGCTCCTTCGCCGACGGCAAGATCCACCGCCTGACACTGATGCTGCGCGCAACGGACGAGAGCGAACCACGGGCATGGAAGCGATTCGACGACAACGCCGAGCTCAAAGTCAACTACGTGCCACGGCCAGGCATGCCGACCTCCGTCGGCGCCATCCCCGGAACGGGCACCACCGCCTACTGCCGCACCTCCTCCTCCGACCCGCTGACCGTCACCACCGCCACCCCCACCGTCCAGGCACGCGTCCAAACCAAGGTGCAGCCCAAGGGCGGCGAAGAAAAGGGCTCACTGCAGGCCGAGTTCTGGATGGAACGCAAGAACGGCAGCTCATGGGACAAGGTCTGGAGCGACTACAAGCCCGATAAGGGCTGGGACCCTGACGGCACCCTGGAAAAAGCCGTCACAAGCCAGCGCGCCGACGGCGGCCTCTACCGCTTCAAGTCCCGCACCCAGTCCCACTGGTACTACGGATCCAAGTCCGGCGACCTCTTCTCCGCCTACTCCTCCTGGTGCTACCTGAAGATCGACACCAGCGCCCCCAAGGCGCCACAGATCACCAGCACCGGCCCGTACACCGAATGCACCACCAACCTGTGCGAACCCAAGGGCGGCCCCGGCATCGCCGGCGCCTTCACCTTCAAGCCCCACAGTGGCGAATCCGGCGTCAAGGGCTACCGCTACCGCCTGCTGACCACATCGAAGAAGGGCGCAAAGACCGCCAGCGGAGCCACACCCACCGTCAAGGACGTCACCCCGTCACTGCCCGGTACCCAGGTCCTCTCCGTCGAAGCCACCGACCTCGACGCCGACGGCCGAGTCCGCTACGGACCACCCAACGAATACGTCTTCAAGGCCTCGCCCGCCGAAGGCAACACCGGCCGCTGGCACTTCGACGACGCCCCTCCCGGCTCGACCACCACCACCGCAGCCGACAAAGCCACTGTAGGCACCCGCCACAACGCCACCCTCTACACCACCGGTGCCGGCTGGTCCACACTCGCCCGCCGCGGCGCCCACGACTACTCCCTGTGGATGGACAGCGCCGACCCGAACAAGCAACACGGCTACGCAGCCACCAGCACACCAGCCCTCAACACCGGCGACTCGTTCACCGTCTCCGCCTGGGTCTACCTCACCGACACCACAGCGAACCACGTGGTGCTCACCGAACCGGGCGAACACGCCTCGGCCTTCACGCTGTACTACTCCGCCACCACCCGCAAGTGGGTGTTCAACCGCACCGACCAGGACAGCAAAACCGCCTCCTATATCCGCTCCCTGGCCGACAGCCCCAATCCCACAACGCGAGTCTGGACCCACCTGGCCGGCGTCTTCGACACCCAGCACGACGCCGACCCGAAAAACGACACCATCCAGCTCTTCGTCAACGGACGTCCCCAGGGCCAACCCATCGCCGCAAGCACCGTCAGCACCTACAAGCCGTGGACGGCCTCCGAAGGACTACAGTTCGGCCGCAGCAAGGTCGCCGACACCTACGGAGAGAACTGGCGCGGCCGCATCGACGAAGTTGCCCTGTGGCAACGCCCACTGAACGCCGACGAACTCCACCAGGAAGCCGCCCTAGAGCAGGACGGCATCCCTGCCAACGAACTCGTCGGGCACTGGGACGCCGCCATCTCCCAGGGCACAAGCATCCGCGAAAGCCCCGAAGACCCTGACGACCCCAACAGCACCGGCTTCCCCTACAGCCGCGGCCCGCTGAAGTTCTCCACCACGGGCGCATCCCTCAAGGACGAGGACGGCCAGGACCAGTCCCTGGTCCTCAACGGCTCCACCGGCTACGCCACCGCCACAGGACCCCTCGTCGACGAAACCGGCTCCTTCACCGTCTCCGCCCGCGTCCGCCTGGACTCAGCCGGCCTCGCCAAACAACCCATCGGCTACCGTGCTGCGGTCTTCTCCCAGGCCACGCCGACAGGCAAGGAGTCCTCCTGGGCCCTGTGGGTGGAAAAACCCGCAGCCGACACCTACCTGTGGAAGTTCGGCCGCACTGCCGTCGACACCGCCGGCAAGGTCACCGACACCGGCCTCGTCACAGCAGAACAACCCATCGGCCCCAAGGAACTCAACACCTGGGTGGATCTCACGGGAGTCTTCGACGCCGCCGAGACGTTCACCGATGACGACGGCCAGCAGCAGCTGGGAATGACCCACCTCTACATCGGCCAGTTCAAGCAACAGCCCGAAGGCGAAGCAGGCTTCTCCACCCCCCAGCAAGGCAGCGGAGACCTCACCGCAGGCAACGCTCCCCTGGCGGGCACCACCAGCCACCACCTCTCAGGAGCCCTGGCCGAACTGCGCGTGTGGACCGGAGCGATGACCGCCGACCAGGTCCGCTCCCAGGTCCTCGCAGCCCCGGACGACGCCTGA